The genomic segment GACGGGATCGGCGACCACCAGGTGCACGGGGCGATAGATGCCCGCTCCGGAATACCAGCGGCTGTCGCGGTGCGCCCGCGCTTCGACGGTGATGCGGTTGGCCTCGCCGTAGCGCAGATACGGGTCGAGCACTGCCTCGAACGCGTTGTAGCCGTTCGGCTCGTGGATCACCGCGTCGCCGTTCACGAACACCGCCGCGTCGCGGTACACGCCCTCGAACTCCAGGCGCACCGTCCTGTCGCGCCAGGCCGCGGGCACCTCGAGCGTCCGGGCGTACTCGAAGACGCCGCCCGGCGTGTATCCGGTGTGCACGCCCTGGTCGCTGTCGGCTGATCGCGGGAGGTCGCGCAGCGCGTCGTGCGGCAGGCGCACGGGCCGGGGCGCGGACTCCGGCGTCGGCGCCTCGAACGCGCCGAGCTTCGGGCCGGCGGTCCATCCGTCGAGGAACGGCTGCCGGATCATGCCTGCGCCTCCTCTGCGCCGGTCTCTGCGGCAGCCGGGAGGCCGTCCGCGGAGGCATCCGCCGTGCCGTCGAGGCCGTCCAGCGCCTGCTCGATCGAGACGAGGTCGTAGCCGCGGATCATGCTGCGGAACACGTCGTGCAGCGCCTCGGCCATGTCGGTCGACGCCGGGTCGAGCAGCCACTGCACCTGAAGACCGTCCATCAGGGCGATCGTGTTGACCGCCGCGCGATCGGGGTCGATGCCCTCGGCGAGCCGGCCGGCGGCGGCCACTCGCCGGAACGCGCCGGTGATGCTGTCGCGCACGAAGCGGTACCGGTTGACGAAGTACTCGTGGGCGGGGTGGGTCGGCGAGGTCGCCTCTGCCGAGAGCGTGCAGTAGAGCTCGACGATGCCCGGCTGCGCGGCATTGAACCGGGCGAGCTCGGCGAGCGCGCGGAGCGACTCCACGCCGTCGGGCAGGTCGAAGTCGACCCTCGCGCGGGAGAGGTCGTCGCGGTGATCGAGGAGCGCGAGCAGCAGGGCGCTCTTGCTGCGGAAATGGTGGAGCAGCCCCGCCTCGCTCATGCCCACGCGCTCGGCCACCTCGCGGAGGGAGCCCGCGCGGTACCCCGACTGCGCGAACACCTCCAGTGCGGCGTCGAGGATCGCCGTGCGGGTCTCCTTGGATTTCGCGTACTCGCCGCGGGGCTTCCGCGGCGTCGCGGCGGGGGTCGCCTTCCGCGTCCGTGCGGAGGTCGTCTCGGTCATCGTCTCACCGTATCCCGGGTCGTCTCGCGCACCTTCTGTCGGCGCCCGCCGGGTCCTTCATGACCGTTCTATAACGAATTTCTAGTATTCGCTAGATTTTTGTGTCAAAAACCTAGCGCTCACTCGTTTTTCTTGTTAGCGTCTCCGGGCAGTAGGCGATCCGCAGGGGAATCGCCACAGATGAAGGGACCAAGGATGTTCCGTTGGAAGGCCACAGCAGCCACCATCGCGATCGCCGCTCTCGCCCTCACCGGTTGCGCCGCAGGTGGCGACTCCGGATCCGGCGACGGCTCGGGTGGCGACACGCTGACACTCGGGGCGATCCTCGCGCCGACGACCCTCGACCCGGCGGGAGCCGAGTGGGGCAACCGCGCGCCGTTCTACCAGGCGGTCTTCGACACGCTTCTCCTCGCGACCCCCGAAGGCACGATCGAGCCGTGGCTCGCGAGCGAGTGGGCGTACAACGAGGACAACACCGTGCTCACGCTCACCCTCCGCGACGACGTGACGTTCTCGGACGGCTCGGAGCTCACCGCCGACGTCGTGGTCAAGAACCTGCAGCGGTTCAAGGACGGCACGTCGCCGGATGCCGGCTACCTCGGCTCGATCGCGAGCATGGAAGCCCCTGACGACCAGACCGTCGTGATCACGCTGAGCGCGCCCGACCCCGCATTCCTCAACTACCTCACGCGCGACCCGGGCCTCATCGGTGCCGAGGCCTCGTTCGAGAGCGCCGATGTCGACACGAACCCCGTCGGCTCGGGCCCGTACGTCCTCGACACCGCGGCGACCGTCACGGGCACCAGCTACGTCTACACGAAGAACGAGGACTACTGGAACCCCGACGCCCAGCACTACGACGAGCTGGTCATCAACGTCCTCAGCGACCCGACCGCGGCGCTGAACGCGATCAAGGCAGGCGAGGCGAACGGCGTCAAGCTGTCGAACAACGACAACCTCGCCGAGGTCGAGGGCGCGGGGTGGACGGTCAACGCGAACGAGCTCGACTTCCAGGGCCTGCTCCTGCTCGACCGAGCGGGCACCATGGCCCCCGAGCTCGCCGACCCGAAGGTGCGCCAGGCCATCAACTTCGCGTTCGACCGCGAAGGCCTGCTCAAGGCGATCGGCGCTGACAAGGGAACGGTCACGACGCAGGTGTTCTCGGCCGCGAGCGACGCATACGACCCCGAGCTCGACGAGTACTACACGTATGACCCCGACAAGGCCAAGGAGCTGCTGGCCGAAGCCGGCCTCGCCGACGGCTTCACCCTCAGCCTGCCCTCCGTGGGCGTGTTCGGAACGGCCGCCCCGACGCTGATCCAGCAGCAGCTGGCCGACGTGGGCATCACGGTGGAGTACACCGAGGTGGCGCCGAACAACTTCATCGCGGACCTGCTGGCTCCTAAGTACCCGGTGTCGTTCATGGCACTCGAGCAGAACCCCGACTGGCAGCTTATCCAGTTCATGATCGCGCCGACCGCCGTGTTCAACCCGTTCAAGTACAGCGATCCCAAGGTCGACGAGTACATGAAGCAGATCCAGTACGGCGACGAGGCGACGCAGGCCTCGGTCGCGAAGGAGCTGAACACCTACATCGTGGAGCAGGCGTGGTTCGCCCCGTTCTTCCGCGTGCAGGGCAGCGTCGCGACGGATGCCGACACCACCGTCGAGATGCTTCCGACGAACGCCTACCCGGCCATCTACGACTTCAAGCCGAAGCAGTAGCAGGCCTCCGGCCCGCCCGTCGACCCGACGGGCGGGCCGGTCCACTCTCTTCTCGAGATCAGGAGCGCAGCAGCATGCTCACCTTCATCGTCCGACGCGTACTCGCCGGCGTCGTCCTCCTCTTCGTCATCTCCGCACTCGCGTTCAGCCTGCTCTACCTCGACAGCGCCAACATCGCCCGGCGCATCCTCGGGCAGAATGCGACCCCCGAGCTGGTCGCCCAGAAGACGCAGGAACTGGGCCTGGACCGGCCGCTCCCGGTGCAGTACCTGGACTGGCTCACGAACGCCCTCACCGGCGACCTCGGCCGCTCCTGGTTCAACGGACAGCTGGTCTCGGTGAGCCTCTCCGGGCGCCTCGCCGTCACGCTGTCCATCGTCATCGGCACCACCATCGTCACGGCGATCGTGTCGGTCATCCTCGGCGTCCTGGCTGCCCGCCGCGGCGGCGCGGTCGACGGCACCGTGCAGTTCATCTCGGTCCTCGGCTTCGCGATCCCGGGATTCCTCATCGCGCTGTACCTCGTGCTGATCTTCGCCATCAACCTGCACTGGTTCAAGGCGACCGGATACGTCCCCCTCAGCGAGTCGTTCGCGGGGTGGCTCTCCTCCGTGACCCTCCCCATCGCGGCGCTG from the Microbacterium atlanticum genome contains:
- a CDS encoding ABC transporter substrate-binding protein, producing MFRWKATAATIAIAALALTGCAAGGDSGSGDGSGGDTLTLGAILAPTTLDPAGAEWGNRAPFYQAVFDTLLLATPEGTIEPWLASEWAYNEDNTVLTLTLRDDVTFSDGSELTADVVVKNLQRFKDGTSPDAGYLGSIASMEAPDDQTVVITLSAPDPAFLNYLTRDPGLIGAEASFESADVDTNPVGSGPYVLDTAATVTGTSYVYTKNEDYWNPDAQHYDELVINVLSDPTAALNAIKAGEANGVKLSNNDNLAEVEGAGWTVNANELDFQGLLLLDRAGTMAPELADPKVRQAINFAFDREGLLKAIGADKGTVTTQVFSAASDAYDPELDEYYTYDPDKAKELLAEAGLADGFTLSLPSVGVFGTAAPTLIQQQLADVGITVEYTEVAPNNFIADLLAPKYPVSFMALEQNPDWQLIQFMIAPTAVFNPFKYSDPKVDEYMKQIQYGDEATQASVAKELNTYIVEQAWFAPFFRVQGSVATDADTTVEMLPTNAYPAIYDFKPKQ
- a CDS encoding TetR/AcrR family transcriptional regulator; this translates as MTETTSARTRKATPAATPRKPRGEYAKSKETRTAILDAALEVFAQSGYRAGSLREVAERVGMSEAGLLHHFRSKSALLLALLDHRDDLSRARVDFDLPDGVESLRALAELARFNAAQPGIVELYCTLSAEATSPTHPAHEYFVNRYRFVRDSITGAFRRVAAAGRLAEGIDPDRAAVNTIALMDGLQVQWLLDPASTDMAEALHDVFRSMIRGYDLVSIEQALDGLDGTADASADGLPAAAETGAEEAQA
- a CDS encoding ABC transporter permease codes for the protein MLTFIVRRVLAGVVLLFVISALAFSLLYLDSANIARRILGQNATPELVAQKTQELGLDRPLPVQYLDWLTNALTGDLGRSWFNGQLVSVSLSGRLAVTLSIVIGTTIVTAIVSVILGVLAARRGGAVDGTVQFISVLGFAIPGFLIALYLVLIFAINLHWFKATGYVPLSESFAGWLSSVTLPIAALSIGAIAAVTQQIRGSMIDAMSRDYVRTLRARGLDTRSVVYRHALRNAGGPALAILAVQFIGLLGGAVIVEQVFALPGMGQLTVQAGLQGDIPVMMGLVVAIAVIVILVNLLIDLAQAALNPKVRLS